The Populus nigra chromosome 4, ddPopNigr1.1, whole genome shotgun sequence genome contains the following window.
GAGCATAACTGTAAGAACTTTTCCCTGAAAGATTGCactcgtttttttttctccccttcAAATGAATTTGTTGTTATTGGTGTTGACAGACTACTGCATACCGTGTCAATGTCTGTGCCAAAGCTGCTTGCAATTTTTTGATGGGATGTTTGCATCTTGACGTTAAAGGTTATTTTCTCTGTCTAAAGTTGctgtttttctctcttcaagTGCAGTCTCAATTCTGGAGTTAGGCGCCGATGAAGTATTTTTATATGTCTGCTGTTGTTTTGAATCATAATGGCAGGAATTTTAGTTGAATGGGAATCTGTAAGCTGGGATTGTATCCTCAGAGATGGCAGGAAGCTATGGGTTTGCAATGGACCAAAAGGATATTGTGAGGTTATTGATTACCACAGTGGGAAGTTTCATAAAAGATCGCTTGGTCAGTAAAGAGCAAAGAACCCAGCACAAAGAACAGTGTGCTGAGAGATTAGCAGCTGAAGATGGGAGCTGTGATAAAGATACCGAGGTTCTATACTCTGATCAAGCAGTATTAGCAAATTTGGATTGGGGTATTGAAGCCCTTGAAGAAGCCATCGACACCTCCAACACGGAGACTAAGCTGGCACGATTAGATCATGCAGAGAAGATGCTGCAAGTTTGTGCCATGTTGAACTCTTACCAAAGAACAGCTGGAGTCCCCAATTTCTATCTCTCTGCTTGGGCCCACCTCTACCTTTCGTACCTATGGAAATTGCGTAACAACACTGAGAATTCTGTTCTTCATGTCCTTGAGATGTTTATTGTTGATCCCTTCTTCTCAAGAATTGATTTTGCACCTGAACTCTGGAAACATCTTTTTCTTCCGCATACGAGCTCTATTGTTGGATGGTATTCCGAGGCTAGACAGAGGCTTATGATGGAAGTAATTCCCGATTCTTCAGATTTGTCATTTACTGCTAACTTGGATCAGTTCTTCAATGAGTCTTTGATATATTCAATGAGGCCGGATCAGGTGGAAAAATTACAGAAGCTGGAGGAGCTTTACAGAGAATCCTTAGACGAGAATACACGGCTTTTTGCTAAATACTATAAGGATTGCATGAATTCGGATTCAACAGCAAGAAAGAAGATGGTTCCAATGTTTCCAATAGCAGAGCCTCCAGTGACTCCTCTGCATGAGGTTAGCCAGTCTATTCCTGACTACGTGAAATTTGGTCCCACCTTGCCTCATAGTGCTGGTTTCTCTCCAGTTCTTAGATATAAACATGCTGCGAGAGCAGAAAGCAGGTTAGCTTTACTCCagcattaaaaatgaaattgtgTTATTCAGTCAGGACCATACGAGTAAAGTCATTTGCTTGTTGTGGTTCTTGTTTTATTGTATATCCACCCTGAACTTTTTCTTATGTATTTAACTTGTTTATGTTATGATGGTTGCGGTTGTGATCAGATTGGGCATAATCTCGAGCCTCTCACCTAATTTAGAGGAGTCGTCTGCTACGTGTGATCCTCCTCGAGTAAGACTGAGAACTATACTACTACTGTTACATTGCCATGAACAATTGGTTTCGAAGCCATAAGTCTCCTGATGGCGTGTAATACTACAGGGTTTAGCATATTGCTATAACCAAagttgtgttcttgtttattatGTCAGGAGGGCAAGCCTGAGGACAGAGAAAATAATTCTGATTGCGAGCCGAGTGATACTTATTTTGATTCTGAAGATAAAAATCACAAGTTAACAACTCTTCCCAGCATAAAATCAACCGAAAATAAGGACATTGGAGTGAGCAAACGGCCATCTAAAGCAAAGAGCCAAAAGCATTCTCCCAAAATATGCTCTCCTATGGATTCCCCAAGAATTTCACCAAATATCATTTCTCCTAATTCAGTTGTCCAGTCTAAAAGAGAACCCAAAACAATATTACGGATTCTTTCATGCCGTGCTTTGGATTCTGCTATTGCTATCTCTTTACCTGATTCTCCATGCATGAGCAAGGAACACGGCAGTAGCTCACCAGACTCGGATGGTGAAGTGATAGTAAGTCATCGCCTACCTCTTTACCTGATGTCTTTGGCTACATGTCCATGCATGAGCAAGTTGGAAAATAGGAATGTTTGATTTACTGAGTAGTATTTCTTGCAATTCAGGGTCTGCTGAGAAATGTCAGGAAGAACCGTGATCGAACAAGGAGAACGAGTTGTGACAACGTGAGCGGCCAAATATTCGAGAATAGGTATCTAAAAATTTCtccctttaatttaattttctttgggCTAAGGTTTACAGTATTGAAAGACTTTTTGTCTTTTGATTATCATTCAGCTCTCTAATTCAGAGTGATGAAGGAAGAGAGAGCTGCATTTTACTGCCTACATCTGAGAAGTTAACTCCCCGTTCAAGACCACGAAAAGATTTTGTTTGCCCTATCACAGGAAAGGTTTTGAATGACCCAGTTACCCTTGAAACCGGAGAGACCTATGAGAGAGAAGCAATTCAAGAATGGATAAAAAGAGGAAACACAACATGCCCTATTACCCGCCAACCTCTCTCCGCAGATTCACTgcccaaaacaaattatgttttGAAGAGACTAATAACATATTGGAAAGAGCAGCATCCTGAGTTTGCTCAGGAATTTTCGTACTCTGAAACACCAAGGAACTCATCCACAAGAGAGACTTCTTTGGTGTCTAATCCTAGAAGAACATTTTATTCTTACAGTCGTAACAGCACAGAAAGTCATACGCAGCAGAGGAGCAAAAGATTTGTCCGAACAGCAGTATCCACATCACCAACCAGTGTAATTTCTCAAGCTACAATTGAAACAATCGTCAATGGGTTAAAACCTTATATTTCATGTCTCTGTACTTCAGAAAACTtagaagaaagagaagcagCAGTTTCAGCAGTAGCCAAATTGTGGAAGGACTCAAAGGGTGATCCTGCAGTTCTTACATTTTTATCTAAGCCAACGTTTGTAAATGGGATTGTAGAAATACTATCAGCTTCTGTAAACAGAGATGctcttaaaaattcaatttacatTCTCTCTGAGCTaacatttttggatgaaagtgTTGGAGAGATTCTTACCAGTGTAGATTATGATTTTGATTGCCTGGCCGCTTTGTTAAAAAATGGGCTTGCTGAGGCTGTTGTTCTGATATACCAACTGAGGCCAGCATTTGCTCAGCTTTCGGCTCACAACTTTATACCCTCACTTGTCCAGTTAATCCAGAGTAAAAGTGAAGATTTGGACGATCTTCACTTTGCAATAGAGCCCAAGGATGCTGCTATAGCAGTGCTTGAACAGATACTTACCGGTGGGGATCAAAACAGCCGGTCTGTCAGTGCTTTTGCTGTTATTCGTGCAAATGGAATTCCAGCTCTGGTCAAGTTTTTGGATAGAGTAGAAGTAAGGAGGTCAATTGTTTCAATACTTCTCTGTTGCATGCGTGCTGATAGAAGTTACCGGAACTTTATAGCAAGTACAGTCGAACCATCTCCTGTGCTTGAATTATTTCTTTCAGGAAATGATAATGTGCGAGGCTTATGTATTGACTTCCTGTCTGAGCTAGTTCACTTAAGCAGGTACACATCCATTTAGAAGATCAAATATTCCCTTCTGTGATGTAATTTGAATGCTATTCATATTATCTTCCAGCAGCCAATAGCTGGGTGGCTGAGGGTGAAAATGGGCTACTGCAGTGCCCTGCACTGGTTGATCTGACTTGGTGCTGCCACAACATTGAATAAGGAAAACTGCAACGTCAATGCGAGAAGGGGGAGGGGGATTTATATTCTTGCATGTAAAGGATATTGctagaaatcattttttaagcACGCTGATCTTACCTTTCACATCTCTACTTTTACTGAAGCCAGCCAAAGAAACCGAGTGAATGCTTTTAGACCCGGATCTTGATTCTTCCATTGCTTCCGTTCACCATGTGTATAaagatttgtttattttcttcttgttcagcATCATTTCCAATAACAACAATTGAATGTACTTACTTTTCCATGGTGTTTCAGGAGGACAACCTGTAACCAGATCTTGCagataattaaagaagaaggaGCATTTAGTACCATGCACACCTTTCTTGTTTATCTCCAAATGGCTCCCATGAAGCACAAATCTTCCCTTGccactcttcttcttcagcTTGATCTCCTGGTTTGCTTTCATTCCTTGACATCATTCGTTTACTTCCACAGCAAAACCTGAATATCTAACCTTGGTTTCTATGCACTGAGTTTCCAGGCTGAGCCACGAAAGATGAGCATTTACAGGGAAGAAGCTGTAGAGGCGTTAATTGAAGCACTGCACAGAAAGGAATTCTCTAATTCTCAAATGATGGCTCTGGATGCTTTAGGATCTCTTTCTGCACGTAGGACTTCATCTGGAGATCCTTACATGGAAACCTGGTTACTGAAGATTGCAGGGTTTGACCAACCTTACAATGCTTTGATGAAGGCAGAGAAGCTGACGAAGAATGAAAATGATTTCGCAGAAACAAATTTAGCCGAATCAatggtttgcttttttttcttttgcaatttggtatgGAACATGAACCCTCTTGTATTAAATTTGTTCAGATCCTGAGCCTTAGATGCTTTTATGCAGGAAGATGAAGAGAGAACAGAAAGTTCTTGGGAGAAAAGAGTAGCTTTTGTCCTTTGCAATCATGAAAAGGGCTCTATCTTTAAAGCTTTAGAGGAATGCTTCAAGAGTAATTCCTTAGAGATGGCAAAGTCATGCCTTGTGATTTCCACGTGGCTCATATACATGCTTTCAGTTCTTCCTGACACTGGTGTAAAAAGTGCTGCTCGTGAATCCTTGCTTGAGGAATTAATAAATGTCCTTCAATCATCTAGAAATATGGAAGACAAGATTTTGTCAACCCTTGCATTAAGAACTTTCGTAAGCGACCCAGGTAAGATTAGTGTAGCTAAGCATACTTACCAGTGGTTAAGAATAATTACTGACTCAAACTTTCCTAATTCTTAGCTGCACTTGAAGCGCTTGGGAAGTATGCTAAATGCATCTACAGAACCTTGAGAAAACTTAAGAGAAGTTCACCAGTGGTCACTGATGTACTGAAATCTTTAATGAAAATGTCTTCTGTCAATGAAGTAAGTGGGAAACTACTTGTCTAATTGTCTTTAGCTTCTAGCATGCTATAAAAAACGAGCTCATTAGCCATGTGTTCTGTATTATAGACAGAGTTGTGGAATTGTACGGAAGTGGTTGAGGTAGATTCATGTGTCAATGGCAAATTGCTGTCTTTGCTTCATTTGGAAGGTCGTGTTATTAGCAGCCATTCCGACGGAACCATAAAGGTACAATCTGCCAGACCCTTTTCCCTGTGCATCAACACAATTACCAGTTGCATAAGCATTAATGATTACTTGATGAAGATAAGATAGAAATTTTGTAACTAAGTAGCACTCGCGCTTAGGTGTGGGATGCTGGAAAGAGGGTTCTAAGGTTAATTCAAGAAGTTCGTGAACACAAAAGCTGTCACATGCCTGTATATTCCATCTTCAGGAGACAAATTGTACAGCGGTTCCTTGGACAAAACAATTCGGGTACTTCCACAACTTTTCTGCTTTATAGTTGATTCTTAATTTACTTCGTGCCATGTATGAACGTATCGTGTGTTGTATCAATGAACCCTTACTAATGTAATCCATCATTTTCCTGCGTAATTTGTTGCAGGTTTGGGCAATCAAACCTGAAGAAATTCATTGTATTCAGGTTCACGATGTGAAAGAGGCAGTTTACGAGCTGGCAGCTAATGATAAAGTTGCATGCTTTGTTTCTCAAGGACCAGGAGTTAAGGCAAGTTACACCAATTATCTTACAGCAACCGGAGCAAATCTGCAGTCTTTAGCAGTTAACAGAATCGGGTGACCtgaaaattgtattttaacAGGTGTACAGCTGGTCAGATGTTCCAAAGCACGTAAACTTCAACAGAACCGTGAAGTGCCTTGCCATGACAGGGGATATATTATATTGTGGTGCCTCTGGCTACAGTATCCAAGAGGTGGATCTGAGCAAATTCACATCAACAACTTTCTACTCGGGAACAAGAAAAATGTTGGGGAAACAAAGTATTTATTCCCTACATATTCAAGATGGTCTTCTGTTTGCTGGTGGTTCAGCAGTTGATGGGACAGCAGGGAAGGTAATTAAGAAACTACAATTGTTCTGATTTCTTACAGCATATGCTTTGGAAGATCACTTATTTGGGTGAACAATTTCCACATATGGCAGGTATTTTGTCACACGAGCAAGACTGTAACAGGATCGTTCCCAACTGGGTTCGACATTCTGCGGATTTCAGTCAACGGCGACTTCATATTCACGGCCACGAGAAGTGGGACCATTGAGGTTTggttgagagagagagttacGATGGTTGCCTCCATCAAAGTCGGCGGCGGGGGACACACAAGAGTTACATGCTTGGCATCAGATGTGGATGGTGGAATGCTTTATGCCGGTACTTCTGATGGCAAGATACAGGTAATAGACAAACTCAGTATTACAGACCACCTTAAATAGTTCCTCTTAGATCATCCCTCATTTTCTCTGCTCTGTCTGCAGGCTTGGGCTTTGGACTAGTGGAATCTGCTATCAAGATCCGTACAGATTATTTTTGGAAAACAACCATGTAATCAATTCATGTATACTTGTTTTCGTCCACTTTCACTCTGTTCAAGCTCCATGGTTTTCGCACCCCATTTCAGATCGGATATTTGtcaaatagttattttttaaagttttttttatttaaaaatatattatattaatattttttattttttaaaaattatttttaacatctatatattataagacaatttaaaaacaaaaaaaaattaatttttaatttttttttgaaaaaagcatTTAGATCTTACTCAAAAGTTGGATTACAGAGTTCCACGATCAACTCAGAAACCACCAAACCATAGCAAGacaaagtttttattaaaatgatatttttataggaATTATAATGGATATTCATGTTAATTTATTATCGGgtaaaaactttaaatatttatacaatttttaATATCGATATGATATCCATTATCCATCCTACTATTATTCATTattcaacttaaaataaaatactaaaatatatattttttataggatttttttttcatatttaagaaCTATCTATTATAGGTCCAAAAGATCCGTTCGGAtcaatatttattgtatttggatGATCATTATCtatcaagttttttatataaaaaaaaaagtctagctTTCACCGGCTCGATATCAGATCTGATTCAACTAAAATTCAAACCAGGTCAGCTCTGGGTACGAGTTTTCTGGGTTAAAACTGCAAGGCTATGAGATTTGTCAAAGTTTGAGCATTACAGACAAAGGCAACAATGTAGTAAATGCATAACgataatataaatcaagattaaaaaaaaactcagtggTTAGCGAGCATTCAGTATGAGTAGGAGGTGATTAATCCTGTCATGAAATTAATCGGGCAAATTCACATTTATCATCACGATGCTCGCTCCACTgcaggaaaaataaaagtaaaaaaatctttttgaggTGTTAAGAGAAGTGGAAGACGAAATCATCAGAAACATTGGATCTTTACATCAGTGTTGACACAAAGTGTCTCAGACGACCGTCGTGAGAAATTTACAATCCAGATTCATCACTTGATTTCACGATCAAAGAAAGCAATAGAAAAGCATGCAGACGCAAGAAGCATAGAGAAAGGAAGGAAAGGAGACAAGAGTGAGAGGACAAACTCCGGTTTTTGTTGGTGGCGATGGCACGGCCGAACTATCGGAAGCAGCTGGAGCTGCAGCGGTTTATTTATAGGAGGCTGGAGGTTTTGTTATTagggtttttatctttttatgttgACGATACTGTCctgttcttttgatttctatcaTTCGAACTTTTTGAAGCGTATGGTTACTGCTTGTTTAGCATTATTAGCATCGGTGAAAACAGGGCCTTTTCCAAATGACGTGTTACGTCTCGATTGGGCTAGTTGTAAGGAGAATTTTAATTGACCTGTCGCATTTTGGTTGGTTTAGTCTATTGGTTGGCTGACCCAGCAGGCATAATACATGTAGGTAGGCAGTCTTATATAACAAATTCCGTgagtttattttatgtttgtatttttaagatttttatgtgaaaaataattagttaacataaaaattttataataaaatatttaataaacaacAATTAATTTGCAATAtcttctaataattttaaacattatttttattatctttatcatTATCAATCAACCgctatcattattttattattgtaacacattatcattttatattgccatcaagttttttatataattaattatcaaatattttagaatgtctttcatcaataaaatatttacacagAACTCAAGTTGAGCATCATCAAACTGAATTTCCAACCATGACTCATCTAACAAAACacgtttttaaaattgatagaaaaaatattttttgcaaaGGATAAATTATTCGAGgtcaattgatatattttttttatcaaaatagtcTCATAAATTAACGCGAcacttgtttagtttttttaaaaaaaaatgtaggaATTTACACGGATTTTTTTCGCACAAACAAATACACTGTATTTTACCAATCAAACACGGGAATTTTTCGGAgcgaagaaaacaaaaatacaaaactattccagacagataaaaaaaataaaaaaagtcaccaCAAGTGGCCTTAGGTTTTTATAACAACGTAGCTCCTTTTCCTTAACGTGTTGTGTACTGTGatataatactttttaaaaaaaatattttttattattattataccaatttatcaaaattatatttattaaacatgTTTGATCTGATAAGTTGACCAGACCGGATAACCTGATCCTGatcaagtttgaaaaatattaaacttgggTATGTAGTTAATTCGGAGTTGATCCAATACAAGctctaaaagattttttttagaaaaaatcaaaaaataatttacaaataacTAGCATAAATGTGATTTTAAATGTGGAAGATATTTGCTTGTACAGgttttctataaataattttttccattgacaagtaaaaaaatcaattcacaaAAACTACTAAAATGGTGGTTTTACTTTAAGGGCTAGAAACAAAAGATTCCCATTACTTCACGTACAggagtttttctcttcttcaatcTTAAACACGATagccaataatatatatatatatatttttgttatttatttgtatcaGAGTtgattgtataaatattaaaagatttttttaatgtagaattAAAACTCATTGATATATACTTCTTATTCACATATTGTgagataataatttaaaaaaaatatatttcaatttaaaatgagaagaaaatatatttttaatgtaagattaaaagcttttaaaataattttataatttattatatatataacatatatttaaatagattgttttttaattttttatataaaatattaaaatctaaatgtttttttttaaaaaaaaatattacaacataATCTAAACCGTGTGGAGGAATCACTGTTCCCCCACACACAAAACACCGTGGATTACAAAcagtaatccatagtgttttcctttttttttttgctaaattttttcttc
Protein-coding sequences here:
- the LOC133691875 gene encoding LOW QUALITY PROTEIN: putative E3 ubiquitin-protein ligase LIN-1 (The sequence of the model RefSeq protein was modified relative to this genomic sequence to represent the inferred CDS: inserted 2 bases in 1 codon); this encodes MAGSYGFAMDQKDIVRLLITTVGSFIKDRLVSKEQRTQHKEQCAERLAAEDGSCDKDTEVLYSDQAVLANLDWGIEALEEAIDTSNTETKLARLDHAEKMLQVCAMLNSYQRTAGVPNFYLSAWAHLYLSYLWKLRNNTENSVLHVLEMFIVDPFFSRIDFAPELWKHLFLPHTSSIVGWYSEARQRLMMEVIPDSSDLSFTANLDQFFNESLIYSMRPDQVEKLQKLEELYRESLDENTRLFAKYYKDCMNSDSTARKKMVPMFPIAEPPVTPLHEVSQSIPDYVKFGPTLPHSAGFSPVLRYKHAARAESRLGIISSLSPNLEESSATCDPPREGKPEDRENNSDCEPSDTYFDSEDKNHKLTTLPSIKSTENKDIGVSKRPSKAKSQKHSPKICSPMDSPRISPNIISPNSVVQSKREPKTILRILSCRALDSAIAISLPDSPCMSKEHGSSSPDSDGEVIGLLRNVRKNRDRTRRTSCDNVSGQIFENSSLIQSDEGRESCILLPTSEKLTPRSRPRKDFVCPITGKVLNDPVTLETGETYEREAIQEWIKRGNTTCPITRQPLSADSLPKTNYVLKRLITYWKEQHPEFAQEFSYSETPRNSSTRETSLVSNPRRTFYSYSRNSTESHTQQRSKRFVRTAVSTSPTSVISQATIETIVNGLKPYISCLCTSENLEEREAAVSAVAKLWKDSKGDPAVLTFLSKPTFVNGIVEILSASVNRDALKNSIYILSELTFLDESVGEILTSVDYDFDCLAALLKNGLAEAVVLIYQLRPAFAQLSAHNFIPSLVQLIQSKSEDLDDLHFAIEPKDAAIAVLEQILTGGDQNSRSVSAFAVIRANGIPALVKFLDRVEVRRSIVSILLCCMRADRSYRNFIASTVEPSPVLELFLSGNDNVRGLCIDFLSELVHLSRRTTCNQILQIIKEEGAFSTMHTFLVYLQMAPMKHKSSLATLLLQLDLLAEPRKMSIYREEAVEALIEALHRKEFSNSQMMALDALGSLSARRTSSGDPYMETWLLKIAGFDQPYNALMKAEKLTKNENDFAETNLAESMEDEERTESSWEKRVAFVLCNHEKGSIFKALEECFKSNSLEMAKSCLVISTWLIYMLSVLPDTGVKSAARESLLEELINVLQSSRNMEDKILSTLALRTFVSDPAALEALGKYAKCIYRTLRKLKRSSPVVTDVLKSLMKMSSVNETELWNCTEVVEVDSCVNGKLLSLLHLEGRVISSHSDGTIKVWDAGKRVLRLIQEVREHXKAVTCLYIPSSGDKLYSGSLDKTIRVWAIKPEEIHCIQVHDVKEAVYELAANDKVACFVSQGPGVKVYSWSDVPKHVNFNRTVKCLAMTGDILYCGASGYSIQEVDLSKFTSTTFYSGTRKMLGKQSIYSLHIQDGLLFAGGSAVDGTAGKVFCHTSKTVTGSFPTGFDILRISVNGDFIFTATRSGTIEVWLRERVTMVASIKVGGGGHTRVTCLASDVDGGMLYAGTSDGKIQVIDKLSITDHLK